The nucleotide window AGTGACAAAAACATCCGTACGCTTGACTTTCCCTAAAGTGTACTGGATTTTCCTATATTGTTTCACGTTTAGGGAGGTCCGCTTTCTGATTTAATGTACATGCACGAAAGTGAGTAGTGTGTCAGTGGTTTTCCTATCCTCGGTATTACTATGAGTTTACAGTGGCTAAAGTAGCAACAATACAAGTTACAACGTCACCATAGAAGTCTGGcagaaattttataaattttatgtGTCAATTTATTCAAACAAGTTCAATAGGGTTAACTATATCATGTGATAATAACACTATCAGATAAGTCgaaaatataatgaaactcGAAATAAAACTGGACTTTATTTCGGATGATAAACAAAATCAAACGAAAGCTAAAATCATAATGAAAATCAAAAGAACGATAAATATATATGTTGAAAACACAAATCGAAACGAAAATCAGAACAAGTATAAAAACCAAAAAGACTTTAATATTTACtaagaacaaaattaaaaatgaaaattgtgaaaattaattttacttcaaaaaacACAATTACCGTCAAATTCACATCGAAATGAATACGTAAACAAAAACGTTTACTCTAAAAACGGCAATAAAAATGAGAATGAAACCTCAAGTCGAAATTACTATAATTACAGTGAatgtattattattgaaatatgaaTTGAAAAACATAGATGAATTGACAATATTGCAGTACCCAAAGATAATTACACGATAAAGCTTGGTTATGATACTCATATTCAACTCTCTTCCTAACGCAGATTTCAAAAAGCTCCGAAACGTCAAAACTGGTTTTTAAACTCGGATAGACCATTTGCAGTGCCGTTGAGGCAAGTCTTGATGACCGTCATTTACGCTTTCGCTCTTGAGACTATTTTCACTATATGTTCAGAATACCTCCGTTCTTGAAATTCTCTGCCActgtcaatattttaaaaagtgcTTCCCGGACATACATGCTTTTATCTGAAGTTGATGTGTTCTCTACCCCTCCTTCTTCATGATCTAAGTTAGAAAATCGAAAAACCCTGCTGCGGTCTATTCCAGTAGCAGCTGATAACTTCTGTACTTCTTCGTCGGCTTCCCGTGTGGTCATTTTATCGATATGAGTAATGATCACAAGCACTGGGATTTCTCGGCCTAAAGGaagaaattataatattttcttTAAGGGATTCAGTGGTGGATTTTGTTAGATCTTACTTTTCACATTATGCTAAGATTTAATCCAGAATTCTAATGAATAGAATGACAATGGCCTAAGCATATAGAGAAACGCATACTTTCACAAAACATTTAGTTGCAACAAGTAGAAAAAGTCTGCTAAAATATTACTGTTAACTACTTACAGTTTGAATTGTAAAAACATTTATAATTTGAAATATGGCTATAACCTTTTTGCTTCGCAATTTCAATCACTGTGCTGCAAAGTCTGTCTTGTTCTGCATTGCCCTTGTGTACATATATCACGGTATGAACTGCACCCGTACTAAATCTTGGCAAGCTCTTTATCCATGATATTGGTGAGTACCAGTGAAAATAATCCAAGAGTTCGTTTGCAGGATATTTGCCATCAAAAATATCTCTGATTAACCTAGATGTTCTGCTCTTTCCTTCTTCGGATGAATACCGTTGAAGCCTTGGACCGGGAAAATCAATGCATGTGAAGATGCTTCCTCTGACGTTGATTTTATAGGCAGCCAATGAAACTGTGCCCGTTGTTGCTCCCGTCCATGTGGAAGCAATCGACATATCTAGCTTTGATAGAGCCTGTgcgaaaaaatattttaatgataaacttgatttaaaacaaataaaGGTCACCTAAAAAGCATTGGTGTGCATTAGTCCAGTAATCTGTCATAAAATTTGTAATTAATGACATGTATTTGAAGAGATTTGTATACATGCATTTCACTTACAATTGAAGTTTTATGAATAGCATAATAAAACCATCCTATCATGTTAAAAGTGTATCCCTACAGGAGGACAATTTTATCTGTATTTGTGATTCCTCTTATTGGGTGTGTGAATAGCAAAAGAAAACTCATATTACGTACTTCTGCAAGCAGATATCCGATGCTTTCTTATTACGACGCACGTATAAATGTCTTGCAATGGTTGAAGAAATATTAACAGCAGGTGGTAGAACCCTCAAAACCCGGCCTCCGTCAAATTCTTAAATCTATTCATTTTTCTGTGCTGAGCTTTcacctttctgtttgttaatGTGTAACGCATTTTAATTATGTAGGCCCAAGCCCACTTGACAATCAGAGCGCCTTAACGCCGATCGTGAGAGAGTACGTTATATTTGTAATTGACACGTCGATTTGTCACAtgacatggcggccatatttgattgtgTAAAAACACTATTGATTTCTTCTTAAATACATATGACAAGTCCGCTTCAGAGTTGTTGTGCAGAATAAATTCACCTAGATCGACAAATGCTCGGTGAGGATTTTATGATAAATCCTAAAAGCATCAAGTTATTAGGGAAAGAAACAAATAGTATGTCTGATTTACTTTACGAAGACAGTAACATAAGCTCAAATATACGGAACAAACACTTCAAACATTATACCGCGCTTACTCTCATGATAGTATTAATTGTAGATGACTTTCCATGTCCAGGTGTCCCGATAAAGGCTATGTTAATACCATGACATTTGGCCTTTATATTATCTGAAAGCAAATGAAAGTTCATTTAACAGTGAAGATGTGAATTAAAATGAAAGGTAGAGAAAAACATATACACACTGATTATGAGTAGAAGTGTAATTTTTGAAGTCCAACTTTACACATTAAACTCCTTTGCGTTCTTACTCTGATATAAATATACTGGCATAGCAACAACAGTTCAAAAGTGAAATAACGTGACTTTGtttgattaaggtagtatgcacttcgaaagtgaaagacttaaacgtttgatCAAACGTTCCTCAACGAAGCTTTCGGCCATTGTTTTACCAACTCAAAAATAGAAGTTAGGGTCACCGTACGAAATTTGTTTCCAGAGAGACAAGTTTCTTAAAATTTcgagatatttgaaattcaaaatggccgccataatTATGTTAACTCTAAAGGGAGTCataaaacttttgattttcataaagcccccacaagcggtagataATAAAAGATttggagtccgaatatctatccgcaaggcgcgttctaccctAACGGTAACCTAAGAAGTTAAAGTTGTCTATGTCTCCTACCGAGTGTTACTCTCCTTTGCACTGCAAATTCAAACTCTCTTTCCTCTATATCGATGATCTTTACGGACGGATCTACAACTTTACTCGAGTCGCCTTTTTTCTTGGCTATAGGCTTCAGGATGATATAATTGTCTGCCTTCTTGATCTCTTCGACGTGATCTTGGATCAGACGGAAATCCTCCAATCGCTGTCGTATCTTATCAGGGACATCAGAGACTCTATCGTTATCAGAGCACTTGAATCGAACACGCGCGGCCGTCTGTCTGTGTTTGATGAAAACTTCGATTCCTGTTCATGTAGATTAGAATTATTTATGGAGTTTTGATGAAAAGAATCGAGTGACATTTGTGTCTTAGACATATAAAACATTGCTAAACTACCTCCTGTTGTATTAGATAAAGAGTAATGATCAGAACTTGACCCTAAACCGTTTACTAAACCATTGCATATAATAGTGTCAAAGCACAAAATCAACTTAGCCTCATTTCGATCCTTCGTATGAATAGTTCAAGGAGCCAAATTTGAAATGATTATTGTACAGTGCTTCGGTAAAGGACGTATGTACACAGAGTTATCAGTGAGGCAAGCACataagaaaatgtataaaaattggTTGGACCTTCGACAGTTGACTGAGAAACGGTTGGCATGTAGTTGATTTTAATCATGTGAGTTTAGGAAAGGCGTGTTGAAATAAGTTTTTGCTGTACTATAAAATCACAGAACTATTtaaaaagttttgaatttttgaaagttgttcttAGCTACCAAAAGCACTCGGAATACCAGGGTTGTCTGTTATTAATATAAACTGTTGACCATGTGTCCTCTCCTGTATGAAAGCAGTATCAACTTTGCACGGCGTGAAATAGAAATACGTCATAGAGATAGCGAAAACCATTCCAATATTTTTATCGATGCATTATATTCGCCCGTGCATCAAGATCTAAATTCATTTTGAAAGCGAAACCTGAGCCTTCAAAGCTACGGACtgttatatttgaatttaaatttgATTCATTTTCGTCAACTATCTGCACTTCACTTCCATCTTGTTATGCCCTTTCAGTGACCTCTTTGGTAAGTCTGATGTGTGTTCTTGTGTGTATATCTTACTAAATTAGAAACATAATTTCTCTCACTGTAGGGTATTGGATTGACTGACTTGCTGCTGGTGCAATAGCATACAATTCGGCATATATGACTGTGTGACATTCATGAAAATCCAGCATTTTGAGTTAGCGGACTTACTACCTTCTTGTTCCTCGTTTAATTCAACCCTGTCATTCTCCTTTATGACTGATATCGGCTCAAAGAACTCTAATTTTCGAGAAGTTCCCCTGTCGTCTTTTAGTACCAGGCAAATCGTGTTGATCTTTATGTCGTCACTCTTAAGGTCAAATAATTCAGCATTGTCTTTCACGGTTTGTGCCAACTCATGGATGGTGTCAGTCTCTAGACAATGCAATGGCAGCAGATTTCCCTTGACTCGAGCGTGACgtacatatattttcttttttccgCTCATAGCTGTGTCTATGTTTCACCGTTATCGCGGTGCTGCAAAAAAACCACGTCATCCAGTAGGGCTAGACAACATTCAAAACAATATAAGCGACAGCCAGCAAACGACTGGCTTGGTTAATACATTAGGATGCTCATAAAAACGCCATATTAATCATTGACTGATGCGAGTTGATTACTGACTTCGGGGAATTCCAAACTTAAATGCCAGGACTACCTGCATTTGAAACTATTTTCAATTACCTGTCCGAGACTTTACGTTGAAACTTTGGTTAACCAACGATGGAAACATCGATGCACGTGAAACTCTTTCCGTTGAcatcaattttaatttgaagGCGGCTGTATCTGTCGCTGCTCCTTTCCACCTTGAAGCCAAATGCTCGTGAAGACGAGACAAGCCTAGAGCAGACAAACTACGTCATATCAACTTACTGTGTTTTGTGCCATTGTTTCTTTCAGTATTTACGACAGTTACTTGTGCATTTGTGAAGAAGATACATAATGGTCGATATGGTggaaatgaatatacaggaaaaATAACCTTATGTTGACGTTACAGTAAGAGGGTAGCCGCTCCTGAAAACAAATGGACATGTATCGATAAAGAGCCTATAAGGGATGCAAATGCTCTCATGCTAGCCCCTGGCCACCGTAGTTCATTACCCGTGTATGCAGACAAAAGTATTGTTGTTATAGTGTACAATTGATTATCAATGAAGTCTGCAAAGTAATGCAAAAGAGCAAAGATTCTTCATTTATGTTTGATATTCATAAAAAGGCAGAAATAAACAGAAAACATAAACTGCAAGATGCATGctgatatttcacatttttttaatttcaaaatatattgatgCAGCCATGCAACATTGCTGTGAAATGAATTTTATGTCCTATGGTCGTAAAGTACGAACTCATAttatttcgaatttcaaaatttgatttactCTTCTTTGACTCCTTTATGGAAATAGTGAACTAAATTACTCTCCCAGTAAATGACAAATGAAGTACAGCGTAATCATCCTGGTGACCATTGGCAGCGGGCTGGAGGTACAATACTAATTTTACCGACATATGCCACTATTTAAATTCTGTGCATAGACTGGGCATCCAGATCATGGTATGTGATATACGATGCCTTCTTCACAGTAACTGGTGACATAAAATAAGAATCAATAATACTGATAATGAATGCAGTTTGACTTACTTTTACAATGGTATATTGATTGTCGATGATTTACCGTGTCGAGGCGCTCCGATGAAAGCAATGTTCACATCGTCACACTTTTCTTTGATGTCATCTGAAAATAAAAGCGATAACAGTAACTTACAAATAACATAATAGCTTCGGTAGTaacaatttcaaacaaaatctgTAACCTTTAAGCTGAATAAACACGACAGCGAATATTTAACTTAAATATAAAGTCAGCAACATCACTTGACATCGAAATTAGAACATTAAAATAAGAAGACACATGAACGAATAGCATTTGATCAGGAGACCAACATTTAGAATTTGACAATGTTGTGTAATaataacaatttcaatgaaaacaacgTGTTCACCAACCAAGTGTTATGATTcccatttattttgtttgtatcagAAAACTCGAATCTTCTTGGGTCTATATCGATGACCTTGTTTGAGCTATTCAAAACCCGACCTCGTCCCCTGGTTTTGAAGTGATTGTCAtcaggatgatgatgatgatgatgatgatgatgatgatgatgatgattatcattattattattatattttatttttttttctcaaataatcAAGCTTTCAACACATGTAACAAAAACTCTAGTACTATTATTGACTCACCTTCACGAACACTATTTGATCAACATTGAGTGGCGTAGTAGTGGTAATTTAGGACGAACGCCCATCAAAGCATAGCCACAAATATATAActaaacaaaaattaaagaaagtaaATGCTGAAAAAATAGTTGAATA belongs to Ptychodera flava strain L36383 chromosome 17, AS_Pfla_20210202, whole genome shotgun sequence and includes:
- the LOC139115428 gene encoding uncharacterized protein; its protein translation is MSGKKKIYVRHARVKGNLLPLHCLETDTIHELAQTVKDNAELFDLKSDDIKINTICLVLKDDRGTSRKLEFFEPISVIKENDRVELNEEQEGIEVFIKHRQTAARVRFKCSDNDRVSDVPDKIRQRLEDFRLIQDHVEEIKKADNYIILKPIAKKKGDSSKVVDPSVKIIDIEEREFEFAVQRRVTLDNIKAKCHGINIAFIGTPGHGKSSTINTIMRALSKLDMSIASTWTGATTGTVSLAAYKINVRGSIFTCIDFPGPRLQRYSSEEGKSRTSRLIRDIFDGKYPANELLDYFHWYSPISWIKSLPRFSTGAVHTVIYVHKGNAEQDRLCSTVIEIAKQKGREIPVLVIITHIDKMTTREADEEVQKLSAATGIDRSRVFRFSNLDHEEGGVENTSTSDKSMYVREALFKILTVAENFKNGGILNI